In Neofelis nebulosa isolate mNeoNeb1 chromosome 7, mNeoNeb1.pri, whole genome shotgun sequence, the following proteins share a genomic window:
- the PPP2R3C gene encoding serine/threonine-protein phosphatase 2A regulatory subunit B'' subunit gamma isoform X4 → MIGEEAMINYENFLKVGEKAGPKCKQFFTAKVFAKLLHTDSYGRISIMQFFNYVMRKVWLHQTRIGLSLYDVAGQGYLRESDLENYILELIPTLPQLDGLEKSFYSFYVCTAVRKFFFFLDPLRTGKIKIQDILACSFLDDLLELRDEELSKESQETNWFSAPSALRVYGQYLNLDKDHNGMLSKEELSRYGTATMTNVFLDRVFQECLTYDGEMDYKTYLDFVLALENRKEPAALQYIFKLLDIENKGYLNVFSLNYFFRAIQELMKIHGQDPVSFQDVKDEIFDMVKPKDPLKISLQDLINSNQGDTVTTILIDLNGFWTYENREALVANDNENSADLDDT, encoded by the exons gCAGTTTTTTACAGCAAAAGTCTTTGCTAAACTCCTTCATACAGACTCTTACGGAAGAATTTCTATTATGCAATTCTTCAATTATGTCATGAGGAAag TTTGGCTTCATCAAACAAGAATAGGACTCAGTTTATATGATGTTGCTGGACAAGGGTACCTTCGGGAATCT GACTTAGAAAACTACATATTGGAACTTATCCCTACTTTGCCACAATTAGATGGGCTGGAAAAATCTTTTTACTCCTTTTATGTTTGTACAGCAGTTAGgaagttcttcttctttttagacCCTCTAAGAACag ggaagattAAAATTCAAGATATTTTAGCATGCAGCTTCCTAGATGATTTATTGGag TTAAGGGATGAGGAACTCTCCAAAGAGAGTCAAGAAACTAACTGGTTTTCTGCACCTTCTGCCTTAAGGGTTTATG GCCAGTATTTGAATCTTGATAAGGATCACAATGGCATGCTCAGTAAAGAAGAACTCTCCCGCTATGGAACAGCAACCATGACCAATGTCTTCTTAGATCGTGTTTTCCAGGAGTGTCTCACCTATGATGGAGAAATG gaCTATAAGACCTACCTGGACTTTGTTCTTGCGTTAGAGAATCGAAAAGAACCTGCAGCTCTGcagtatattttcaaattacttgATATTGAGAACAAAGGATATCTGAATGTCTTTTCACTTAATTACTTCTTCAGG GCCATACAGGAACTAATGAAAATCCATGGACAAGATCCGGTTTCATTTCAAGATGTCAAG GATGAAATCTTTGACATGGTTAAACCAAAGGATCCTTTGAAAATCTCTCTTCAGGATTTAATCAACAGTAATCAAGGAGACACAGTCACCACCATTCTAATCGATCTGAATGGCTTCTGGACTTATGAGAACAGAGAAGCCCttgttgcaaatgacaatgaaaacTCTGCAGACCTTGATGATACATGA